From the Deinococcus misasensis DSM 22328 genome, one window contains:
- a CDS encoding LysE family translocator, translating to MPETSTLLIFMLSSLALLVIPGPAVLYIVTRSVQQGRTAGLVSALGVGLGSMVHILAAAAGLSALLLSSALAFTVVKVLGAGYLLYIGIRTLLDRTPLTTEEDIPALPLGKIFAQGVVVNILNPKTALFFLAFLPQFVHPETGSPLIQILILGSCFVVLGVFSDSMYALLAGWLGKRLRKNQTFLRRQKYFAGSIYMALGVVAVGLKESH from the coding sequence ATGCCAGAGACATCCACCCTGCTGATTTTCATGCTTTCAAGCCTCGCTTTGCTGGTGATTCCGGGTCCAGCGGTGCTCTACATCGTGACCCGCAGTGTCCAGCAAGGCCGAACCGCAGGTCTGGTGTCTGCTCTGGGTGTGGGTCTGGGAAGCATGGTGCACATTCTGGCAGCAGCAGCAGGGCTTTCGGCGCTTTTGCTGTCATCGGCTTTGGCTTTCACGGTGGTCAAGGTGCTGGGTGCAGGGTACTTGCTTTACATTGGCATTCGGACCTTGCTGGACCGTACCCCTCTAACCACTGAAGAAGACATTCCAGCTCTGCCTCTGGGCAAGATTTTCGCTCAGGGGGTGGTGGTGAACATCCTCAACCCCAAAACCGCCCTGTTTTTTCTGGCGTTTTTGCCCCAGTTTGTGCACCCTGAAACCGGCTCGCCCCTGATCCAGATCCTGATCCTCGGGTCCTGTTTTGTGGTGCTGGGCGTCTTCAGCGACAGCATGTACGCGTTGCTGGCAGGCTGGCTGGGAAAACGCCTGAGGAAAAACCAGACGTTCCTCAGGCGACAGAAGTATTTTGCAGGGAGCATTTACATGGCTCTGGGTGTGGTGGCCGTGGGACTCAAGGAGAGCCATTAA
- a CDS encoding alkaline phosphatase family protein, whose amino-acid sequence MQHLSHFQKPEYFGGSILNLISSIQSHFGLIPQHAPLRDGVHFQKKIVLLVIDGLGKQQLGRHQEAGDLSVLSSFDEIRTLSSVFPSSTMAAMTTLHMGAPPAQTGWLSGCLWLEELGQIVNTVHSRDEHSRAWVNLDFMRTTRSVYQQLSEIHVKSTVIYPAAFSGSFLSNWHHEGASEVGYFFTPNSIPTLVKDALTSSDYVVVYYPHYDDICHRYSPESPEATDEIQGINNLLERILQRLPEQVTVLLTADHGHKSIHAGIWVDQHPEVHEHLLLPISGEKVARYLHVKPGHLEAVQEIFAQWADVVPSEQLWEEGYFGGDPAHQTFLSRTGDLVALTRGFTDLHWEYHPEVRNIKGWKGNHGGLSETEMLVPLGILNT is encoded by the coding sequence ATGCAGCATTTGTCTCACTTTCAAAAACCAGAGTATTTTGGCGGAAGCATTTTGAACCTGATCAGCAGCATCCAGAGCCATTTTGGCCTGATCCCTCAGCATGCTCCTTTGCGAGATGGGGTGCATTTTCAAAAGAAAATTGTGCTTTTGGTGATCGATGGTCTTGGAAAACAGCAACTCGGCAGGCATCAAGAGGCAGGGGATTTGTCTGTTCTGAGCAGCTTCGATGAAATCCGAACCCTCAGCAGTGTCTTCCCCAGTTCCACCATGGCGGCCATGACCACCCTGCACATGGGGGCACCTCCTGCACAGACCGGATGGCTGAGTGGATGCCTCTGGTTGGAAGAACTCGGGCAGATTGTGAACACTGTGCATTCCAGAGATGAACATTCCAGAGCGTGGGTCAATCTGGACTTCATGCGAACCACCCGTTCGGTGTACCAGCAACTCTCTGAAATCCATGTCAAAAGCACCGTGATTTATCCAGCCGCTTTTTCGGGGTCATTCCTCAGCAACTGGCACCATGAGGGGGCTTCAGAAGTGGGGTATTTTTTCACCCCCAACAGCATTCCCACGCTGGTCAAAGACGCCTTGACCAGTTCAGATTACGTGGTGGTCTATTACCCCCACTACGACGACATATGCCACCGTTACAGCCCTGAAAGCCCTGAAGCCACCGATGAAATTCAGGGCATCAACAACCTCTTGGAAAGGATTTTGCAGAGGCTCCCAGAGCAAGTCACTGTGCTCTTGACTGCCGATCATGGTCACAAATCCATCCACGCAGGCATCTGGGTGGACCAGCATCCAGAGGTGCATGAACACCTTTTGCTGCCAATCTCTGGAGAGAAAGTCGCACGTTATTTGCATGTCAAACCGGGACACCTTGAAGCAGTGCAGGAGATTTTTGCACAGTGGGCCGATGTGGTCCCCTCAGAGCAACTCTGGGAAGAAGGTTATTTTGGCGGAGATCCAGCACACCAGACTTTTCTTTCTCGCACAGGTGATCTGGTGGCCCTGACCAGAGGTTTCACCGACCTCCACTGGGAATACCATCCAGAGGTGCGCAACATCAAAGGCTGGAAAGGCAACCATGGTGGTCTCTCTGAAACCGAAATGCTGGTGCCTCTGGGGATTTTAAACACCTGA
- a CDS encoding helix-turn-helix transcriptional regulator: MKNRIKVLRAERNLTQADLAVMLDTSRQTINALETGKYDPSLPLAFKIAKVFSLSIEDIFQYEE; this comes from the coding sequence ATGAAAAACCGCATCAAGGTTCTCAGGGCAGAACGCAACCTCACACAGGCGGATCTGGCCGTGATGCTGGACACCTCCCGCCAGACCATCAACGCGCTGGAAACTGGGAAATACGATCCCAGTTTGCCTCTGGCCTTCAAGATTGCCAAAGTGTTCAGTTTGAGCATTGAAGACATTTTTCAATACGAAGAATAG
- a CDS encoding urease accessory protein UreD, with product MHSVLELTFGVEQGKTVLKSQYAFGAMKVVRPFEVSDYALLQIASVTPGIHNGDHYQLSVKLEAGARVILLNQSATKLHGKKAGVALHDIQLQVASDAHLEYYPGLTIPFRDAHYQQNTHVQLEAGARFGIMESWSAGRIERGELWQFEALKSTVKIDLDGTPLYRDAFEVGGAPLEGLTDGFPLWASGFWHGLPALESCLQEGQSLMGCGTTRAGGQYFRLLGHDTLEFQRQMTDFVHERWERTAGIRVPFARFSSGVFL from the coding sequence ATGCATAGTGTTCTGGAATTGACCTTTGGCGTTGAGCAGGGAAAAACCGTTCTGAAAAGCCAGTATGCCTTTGGTGCCATGAAAGTGGTGCGTCCCTTTGAAGTGTCGGATTACGCTTTGTTGCAGATTGCCAGCGTGACCCCCGGCATCCACAACGGCGACCATTACCAGCTTTCCGTAAAACTGGAAGCAGGGGCCAGAGTGATTTTGCTGAACCAGTCTGCAACCAAGTTGCATGGCAAGAAAGCAGGGGTTGCCCTGCATGACATCCAGCTTCAGGTGGCTTCTGATGCCCATCTGGAATATTATCCGGGCCTCACCATTCCTTTTCGGGATGCCCATTACCAGCAAAACACCCATGTTCAACTTGAAGCAGGTGCCCGGTTTGGCATCATGGAAAGCTGGAGTGCAGGGCGAATTGAACGCGGTGAACTCTGGCAATTTGAAGCTTTAAAAAGCACCGTCAAAATCGATCTGGATGGGACGCCCCTGTACCGCGATGCCTTCGAGGTGGGAGGAGCACCTCTGGAGGGGCTTACGGATGGTTTTCCTTTGTGGGCCTCTGGATTCTGGCATGGCCTGCCCGCCTTGGAATCCTGTTTGCAAGAAGGTCAAAGTTTGATGGGGTGTGGAACCACCAGAGCAGGAGGGCAATACTTCCGGTTGCTGGGTCACGACACCCTCGAATTCCAGCGCCAGATGACCGATTTTGTGCATGAGCGCTGGGAGCGCACCGCAGGGATCAGGGTGCCTTTTGCCCGGTTTTCCAGCGGGGTGTTTTTGTAA
- the ureG gene encoding urease accessory protein UreG, whose translation MTVKIGVGGPVGSGKTALLEKLCKKMRDEYSIGVITNDIYCYEDAEILARAEALPLNRIKGVQTGGCPHTAIREDPSINQEAVDEMLEALPDLDILFIESGGDNLASSFSPELVDVFIFVLDVSGGEKVPRKGGPGIVRSDLLVINKIDLAPLVGANLEVMDRDTRIQRKDRPYVFTSLKNEDGLNRIIGWIKQDVLFEAKEENLC comes from the coding sequence ATGACCGTCAAAATCGGCGTAGGTGGACCCGTCGGCAGCGGCAAGACCGCTTTGCTGGAAAAGCTCTGCAAGAAAATGCGCGATGAATACAGCATCGGCGTGATCACCAACGACATTTACTGCTACGAAGACGCAGAAATTCTCGCCCGAGCAGAGGCCCTGCCCCTCAACCGGATTAAAGGGGTCCAGACCGGAGGATGCCCCCACACCGCCATCCGTGAAGACCCGAGCATCAATCAGGAGGCCGTAGACGAAATGCTCGAAGCCCTGCCTGATCTGGACATCCTGTTCATCGAATCAGGCGGGGACAACCTCGCATCTTCCTTCAGTCCAGAGCTGGTCGATGTGTTCATCTTCGTGCTGGACGTGAGTGGGGGAGAGAAGGTGCCCAGAAAAGGGGGACCTGGCATCGTGCGTTCAGATTTGCTGGTCATCAACAAGATTGACCTTGCTCCTCTGGTGGGTGCCAATCTGGAGGTCATGGACCGGGACACCCGGATCCAGCGCAAGGACCGTCCTTATGTGTTCACCAGCCTGAAAAACGAGGATGGCCTGAACCGCATCATCGGGTGGATCAAGCAGGATGTGCTCTTTGAGGCCAAAGAGGAAAACCTGTGCTGA
- a CDS encoding urease accessory protein UreF, with protein sequence MSENLKHRLILQQIFDSQFPLGGFAHSGGLESYTSNPPTPEQLRNLLKNHIQRGGLRLEMSAMVLIHQGHPPEEVALELTAWKATPTSLHASTALGKRLVKLAQRLWGIELPKLPEAHFAVLCAVLGQKLKLPLADLCLAYGQAQITSMLSACTRCMPFSPEQAQEILISLQDVLLEEVSRNIEHPQLCNAMPSLELRSHQQAYLYTRLFQS encoded by the coding sequence ATGTCTGAGAACCTCAAACACCGTTTGATTTTGCAGCAAATCTTCGATTCGCAGTTTCCACTGGGCGGATTTGCCCACTCTGGAGGTCTGGAATCCTACACCTCAAACCCTCCCACCCCAGAGCAACTGCGCAACCTTCTGAAAAACCACATTCAGCGTGGAGGTCTGCGTCTGGAAATGTCTGCGATGGTCTTGATCCATCAGGGACACCCTCCAGAGGAGGTGGCTCTGGAACTTACCGCATGGAAGGCCACCCCCACCAGTTTGCATGCCAGTACTGCCTTGGGAAAACGTCTGGTGAAACTGGCCCAGCGTCTCTGGGGCATCGAATTGCCAAAATTGCCAGAGGCCCACTTTGCAGTGCTCTGTGCGGTGCTGGGGCAAAAGTTGAAGCTTCCTCTGGCAGACCTGTGTCTGGCATATGGTCAGGCCCAGATCACCAGCATGCTCTCGGCATGCACACGCTGCATGCCTTTCAGCCCCGAGCAGGCACAAGAAATCCTGATCTCTTTGCAAGATGTCCTGCTGGAAGAAGTGTCCAGAAACATCGAACATCCGCAGCTCTGCAACGCCATGCCATCTCTGGAATTGCGCTCCCATCAGCAGGCATATCTGTACACACGGCTGTTTCAGTCGTGA
- a CDS encoding urease subunit alpha: MAVKLKRSDYAKLYGPTTGDRIRLADTDLLLKIEKDYTTYGEEVVFGGGKVIRDGLGQGQNTRASGSPDLVITNAIVLDWWGIVKADVGVRDGRIVAIGKAGNPDIQDGVTPGLEIGPGTEIIAGERKILTAGGIDSHIHFIAPQQAWEALYSGVTTMIGGGTGPAEGTKATTCTPGAWNLHRMFEALEAFPLNFGLLGKGNASLPEALEEQILVGAMGLKLHEDWGTTPSAIDTCLSVADKYDVQVAIHTDTLNESGYVEDTLNAFKDRVIHTYHSEGAGGGHAPDILRVVGFDNVLPSSTNPTMPYTINTLEEHLDMLMVCHHLSPQVPEDVAFAESRIRPETMGAEDVLHDLGAISMMSSDSQAMGRVGEVVLRTWQTAHKMKLERGPLEGDTDADNHRLKRYVAKYTINPALSHGIADHVGSIEVGKLADLVLWNPAFFGIKPELVIKGGFIAASLMGDPNASIPTPEPVRYRPMFGSFGNAVSKTSVHFVSQVSLDQGNLPELSRTCLPVKGCRTVKKSDLKHNNLLPNIHVNPETYEVTIDGEPISSGPAKTLPMTQRYFLF, from the coding sequence ATGGCAGTGAAACTGAAGCGCTCAGATTACGCCAAGCTGTACGGTCCCACCACCGGAGACCGCATTCGCCTTGCCGATACCGACCTCCTCCTCAAAATTGAAAAAGATTACACCACCTACGGTGAAGAAGTGGTGTTTGGCGGAGGAAAAGTCATCCGGGATGGCCTTGGACAGGGACAGAACACCAGAGCCTCGGGCAGCCCTGATCTGGTGATCACCAACGCGATTGTGCTGGACTGGTGGGGCATCGTCAAAGCCGATGTGGGGGTCAGGGATGGCCGGATTGTGGCGATTGGCAAAGCCGGAAACCCTGACATTCAGGACGGTGTGACTCCGGGTCTGGAAATCGGACCGGGCACCGAAATCATCGCAGGTGAACGGAAAATCCTGACGGCTGGAGGGATCGATTCCCACATCCACTTCATTGCACCTCAACAAGCGTGGGAGGCCCTGTACTCTGGCGTGACCACCATGATTGGTGGTGGCACCGGACCTGCCGAGGGCACCAAAGCCACCACCTGCACGCCCGGCGCTTGGAACCTGCACCGCATGTTTGAAGCTCTGGAGGCCTTCCCGCTGAATTTTGGCTTGCTCGGGAAAGGCAACGCCAGTTTGCCCGAGGCCCTTGAAGAACAGATTCTGGTCGGGGCGATGGGTCTGAAACTCCACGAGGACTGGGGAACCACCCCCTCTGCCATAGACACCTGCCTGAGTGTTGCAGACAAATACGACGTGCAGGTGGCCATCCACACCGATACCCTGAATGAAAGCGGTTATGTGGAAGACACCCTGAATGCTTTCAAAGACCGGGTGATCCACACCTACCACTCCGAAGGGGCCGGAGGAGGTCACGCCCCGGACATCCTGCGCGTGGTGGGCTTTGACAACGTGCTTCCGAGCAGCACCAACCCCACCATGCCGTACACCATCAACACCCTTGAGGAGCACCTCGACATGCTGATGGTCTGTCACCACCTGTCCCCACAGGTGCCAGAGGATGTGGCTTTTGCAGAATCCCGCATCCGCCCGGAAACCATGGGAGCAGAGGATGTGCTGCACGACCTCGGGGCGATCAGCATGATGTCCAGCGATTCTCAGGCGATGGGACGGGTCGGAGAGGTGGTTTTGCGCACCTGGCAAACCGCCCACAAAATGAAACTGGAACGCGGTCCTCTGGAAGGAGACACCGACGCAGACAACCACCGTCTGAAACGTTATGTCGCCAAATACACCATCAATCCGGCCCTTTCGCACGGCATTGCAGACCATGTGGGCAGCATCGAGGTGGGCAAACTGGCCGATCTGGTGCTGTGGAATCCAGCCTTTTTTGGCATCAAACCTGAGCTGGTCATCAAAGGAGGCTTCATTGCAGCTTCCCTGATGGGCGATCCCAACGCCAGCATCCCCACCCCAGAGCCTGTCCGTTACCGCCCCATGTTTGGATCATTTGGAAATGCAGTGTCCAAGACCAGCGTGCATTTTGTGTCTCAGGTGTCTCTGGATCAGGGCAACCTTCCCGAGCTTTCCCGCACCTGCCTGCCTGTCAAAGGGTGCCGCACCGTCAAAAAATCGGACCTCAAACACAACAACCTGCTTCCCAACATCCACGTCAACCCCGAGACCTACGAGGTCACCATCGACGGTGAGCCGATCTCCTCTGGGCCAGCCAAAACCCTCCCAATGACCCAGCGGTATTTCTTGTTTTAG
- a CDS encoding urease subunit beta, which produces MIPGEYFLQDDDIELNAGKEVTVLRVSHTGDRPVQVGSHTHFFEVNRALKFDREAAYGKRLNLPAGTAVRFEPGISTEVALVPYGGKRVVHSMNGLVAGPLEENQAAALKKLEEWQ; this is translated from the coding sequence ATGATCCCAGGCGAATATTTCCTGCAAGACGATGACATCGAACTCAATGCTGGCAAAGAAGTGACGGTCCTCAGGGTGTCCCACACCGGAGACCGTCCGGTGCAGGTGGGCAGTCACACGCATTTTTTTGAAGTGAACCGTGCCCTGAAATTTGACCGTGAAGCTGCGTATGGCAAACGCCTGAATTTGCCTGCTGGAACGGCTGTGCGTTTTGAGCCCGGTATCAGCACTGAGGTGGCTCTGGTGCCTTATGGCGGTAAACGGGTGGTTCACAGCATGAATGGTCTGGTGGCTGGACCTCTGGAAGAAAACCAAGCCGCCGCCCTGAAAAAATTGGAGGAATGGCAGTGA
- a CDS encoding urease subunit gamma has protein sequence MRLTERESEKLLIFLAAELARKRQARGLKLNFPEASAIITAEILEWIRDGKTVAEIMTLGTTVLTRADVMEGIPEMLHEIQVEGTFPDGTKLVTVHDPIR, from the coding sequence GTGCGACTGACCGAACGCGAATCCGAAAAACTCCTGATTTTTCTGGCCGCAGAACTGGCCCGCAAACGTCAGGCCAGAGGGCTGAAACTCAATTTCCCCGAAGCCAGTGCCATCATCACCGCTGAAATCCTCGAATGGATCCGCGACGGCAAAACCGTGGCCGAAATCATGACCCTCGGGACCACTGTTTTGACACGGGCAGATGTGATGGAAGGCATTCCCGAAATGCTCCACGAAATTCAGGTGGAGGGCACTTTTCCAGATGGCACCAAGCTGGTGACGGTGCATGATCCGATCAGGTGA
- the urtE gene encoding urea ABC transporter ATP-binding subunit UrtE, producing the protein MLEVKGLNASYGESRVLWNVDLSVGPGEGVALLGRNGVGKTTMLRVLAGLHGVQEGALKFDGSDMTRLPAHTRARNGLAYVPQGRGILPHLTVEENLLMGLNATKEKQIPEFIYDLFPVLKEMLARKGGNLSGGQQQQLAIGRALTMRPKMLLLDEPTEGIQPNVVQQIGEALKVVRNELKVSVLLVEQYLDFAWNFAERYYVLQRGVITHSGDTRTDDVDTVSRFITV; encoded by the coding sequence ATGCTTGAAGTGAAAGGACTGAATGCCAGTTACGGCGAATCCCGCGTGCTCTGGAACGTGGACCTCTCGGTGGGACCCGGCGAAGGGGTGGCCTTGCTCGGGCGCAATGGGGTGGGCAAAACCACCATGCTGCGCGTGCTGGCTGGACTGCACGGGGTTCAGGAAGGTGCCCTCAAATTTGACGGCTCAGACATGACCCGGCTTCCTGCACACACCAGAGCCCGCAATGGTCTGGCCTATGTGCCCCAAGGACGCGGAATTCTGCCTCACCTGACGGTGGAAGAGAACCTCCTGATGGGCCTCAATGCCACCAAAGAAAAACAGATTCCAGAATTCATTTATGATCTGTTTCCAGTTTTAAAAGAGATGCTGGCCCGCAAAGGGGGCAACCTCTCTGGAGGACAGCAACAGCAACTTGCCATTGGACGTGCCCTGACCATGCGCCCCAAAATGCTCTTGCTGGACGAGCCCACTGAAGGCATCCAGCCCAATGTGGTGCAGCAAATTGGTGAGGCCCTCAAAGTGGTGCGCAACGAACTGAAAGTCTCGGTGTTGCTGGTCGAGCAGTATCTGGATTTCGCATGGAACTTTGCCGAGCGTTATTACGTGCTGCAACGCGGGGTGATCACCCACTCGGGCGATACCCGCACCGATGATGTGGACACGGTCAGCCGATTCATTACTGTATAA
- the urtD gene encoding urea ABC transporter ATP-binding protein UrtD gives MTEVKPLLEIKGVTVSFDGFVALSNVDFLVKPGEVRILMGPNGAGKSTLMDTVIGKVRADSGQIFFQGKDISRTPEYLINALGICRKFQTPGVLENLTVKENLELAARKNKGFWGSLKSKLVPEEQKRVEDILRKIRLQDRADMQARHLAHGEKQWLEIGMVLSANPPLIMLDEPTAGMTVQETALTAELIKELARDHTIIVIDHDMTFIELLKADVSVLHMGKMLCEGDLETIRNNAEVQSVYLGRHKEEAHA, from the coding sequence GTGACTGAAGTCAAGCCGCTTCTGGAAATCAAAGGGGTGACCGTCTCGTTTGATGGTTTTGTGGCCCTCAGCAACGTGGACTTTTTGGTGAAGCCCGGCGAAGTGCGCATCCTGATGGGACCCAACGGAGCAGGCAAAAGCACCCTGATGGACACGGTCATTGGCAAAGTGCGAGCAGATTCGGGTCAGATTTTCTTTCAGGGAAAAGACATCTCCCGAACCCCCGAGTACCTGATCAATGCCCTTGGCATTTGCCGCAAATTCCAGACCCCCGGCGTGCTGGAAAACCTGACCGTCAAGGAAAACCTTGAACTGGCTGCACGCAAAAACAAGGGATTCTGGGGCAGCCTGAAAAGCAAACTGGTCCCAGAGGAACAAAAACGTGTTGAGGACATCCTCAGGAAAATCCGTCTGCAAGACCGTGCAGACATGCAGGCCCGCCACCTCGCCCACGGTGAGAAACAGTGGCTGGAAATCGGCATGGTGCTCAGTGCCAATCCGCCCCTGATCATGCTGGATGAACCTACCGCCGGAATGACCGTGCAGGAAACCGCCCTCACCGCCGAACTGATCAAAGAGCTGGCCAGAGACCACACCATCATCGTGATTGACCACGACATGACCTTCATCGAACTGCTCAAAGCCGATGTGAGCGTGCTGCACATGGGCAAAATGCTCTGTGAAGGGGATCTGGAAACCATCCGCAACAACGCAGAAGTGCAGTCGGTCTATCTGGGCCGCCACAAGGAGGAAGCCCATGCTTGA